Within Candidatus Neomarinimicrobiota bacterium, the genomic segment AGCGTTGAGCGCAATGAAGAGAATCCAAACCAACCCAGAAACAGGATCAGCAGGATCAAGACATTCCCCGTGGAGGGGTACTTGATAAAATATTGGATAATACTTTTCATGATTATTTAGCCCTGTCCCTTTTTCTTTTTGGGAATATCTGGTAGTTCTTGATCCATGTCAGGTACTTTGACTTGAGCACCATCTAACAGATTTAAGGTTTTTGTAGACAGCTGCATACCATTCTCAAGCCCGTTTACTACAGCCCTTTCACCTGAAGTTGAAACGACATTTACACTGCGATAGTGAATTTTTCCATCTAGATACTCTAGAACTACATTGCCATTATGCAGCATTTTTCGTGGTAATTCCATTCCAGCAATTGATTGACTCGAAATGATTTCTCCTTTGAGAAAAAGACCATCTCGCAGCTCTGGAGCCGACACTGAGATGAACACTTTAATCATCTGGTTCTTTTCATCCATTCCCTGGCTGATTCGTGAAACGTGACCTTGCCAAGCCCCTGCAATATTTTCACTGGTTAGCGTAACCAAATCTCCAACAGTAATACTATTGACCTCATTAATACTGATACTGGTTTCCAGATCATAACTGGCTGGATTGACCAAAACACCCACGGGTTGGCCGATTCTAACCAGGTTTCCCGGGGTAATATTGCTTTGGATTAGAACGCCATTAAAAGGGGCTCTCATGGTGAATTTTTCCAAGCGAGCTTCCTGAGCTTTGATTTGATAAAAGCTGTTATAGATACCCTTGTTGGCAACAAAGAATTTTTCACGTTCGTTGAGTGATTCTGGCAAAGGCTGGGTAATAGACTCTATGTTGAAAGATTGGAGATAGGTGTTCCATCTTAGATAGCTCTTGGGGTAATCAAATTTTAATTCTGGTAGTAGTTTAGCAATTGCCGTCAGCAATCCACTGCGTTGAGCCTTCAAGCCGAGTTCTGTTTCTTCCCGGTTAATCCGTAACATCACTTCACCCTTCAGATAACTTTGACCCGTCAGAAACTCTTTCTTGCTGGACTTCAGAACTCCTGAAACTTCTGCTAAAATCTCGACTTTTTCATGAGCTATTAGACGACCAATTACAGGAACTGTCACCTGGATCGGACTGTTTTCAACCTCCAAGAGGCTAATGACCGGGCGAGTATCCATGGGTGGTTTACGTTTTGGGGCAGATTTCAGGGATACCAATAGCATGGTGATTCCAAGCGAGACAGCCAGGATTACTGCTAATGAGGTGATTTGTTTTTGTTTTGTGGTCATTTTATAGCTCCAATTCTTTGTACTTCTTTACCATTTGCGGATTGAAAATAATTTCAGCACCTGCTTCAGGTCGTATTTTTCGATTTCTATTGCTTTTCTGGTGATAAAGGGATGGTTTTATACGATGAGATGGTTGAGGGGTTAGGGGTATTGAATGCAGAATACTGAACAGGGAATATCGATTTGAGAAGTAATGCCAATCGCAGGCTTTTGGAAAAAATTCGCATTAGTCCGCATATTTCATGAGGGAGTGCAAAAGTAATTGGTTCATGCTGTGTTTGTGATAGTTACCCTAAATATTGAAAAATACACTTTGTACCGGAGGGTGTTCTGGCGCTGGAATTTTGATTTCTGACAAGGCGAGAGGATAAATCATCCGCAATCGGTCTGTATGACCGCTGAGGACGGATTTACTCCGAACAACGCAGTTAGTAATTGAAACCGTGAGGAACAAGTCAGATTGTGCTGCCTCATGAAATATGTGGGTTAGGCATAGCACCCAGACAAAGGAAGATTATCCCTGCTTTTCCGGGTGCTCCGTTTGTGCTTCGTTAAGATTTTTTTAGATAAGGCCTGATTTATCTAACTGAAATAGTTGTTCTTTCACTTT encodes:
- a CDS encoding HlyD family efflux transporter periplasmic adaptor subunit — its product is MTTKQKQITSLAVILAVSLGITMLLVSLKSAPKRKPPMDTRPVISLLEVENSPIQVTVPVIGRLIAHEKVEILAEVSGVLKSSKKEFLTGQSYLKGEVMLRINREETELGLKAQRSGLLTAIAKLLPELKFDYPKSYLRWNTYLQSFNIESITQPLPESLNEREKFFVANKGIYNSFYQIKAQEARLEKFTMRAPFNGVLIQSNITPGNLVRIGQPVGVLVNPASYDLETSISINEVNSITVGDLVTLTSENIAGAWQGHVSRISQGMDEKNQMIKVFISVSAPELRDGLFLKGEIISSQSIAGMELPRKMLHNGNVVLEYLDGKIHYRSVNVVSTSGERAVVNGLENGMQLSTKTLNLLDGAQVKVPDMDQELPDIPKKKKGQG